In the genome of Brienomyrus brachyistius isolate T26 chromosome 17, BBRACH_0.4, whole genome shotgun sequence, one region contains:
- the dlc gene encoding delta-like protein C, whose amino-acid sequence MACLLLACFLTFISANLVEPSGNFELKVHSFDTARNDCRKSKECQIFFRVCLKHSQDVISPEPPCTYGTGITETLSPSAVSASAPIRIPFNFKWPGIFSLIIEAWIAESPDQSTDNQNNLISRLATRRRHAIDQDWSQDVRTGDLRYSYRVVCDEHYYGDSCSDYCRPRNDTFGHYTCDKAGNRICLVGWKGDYCSTPICSSGCSDKHGYCDSPGECRCLLGWNGSLCDECLPYPGCLHGTCGRPWQCNCKEGWGGLFCNQDLNFCTNHKPCRNDATCTNTGQGSYTCTCRPGFSGKNCDIEINECDSNPCKNGGSCNDMENDYSCTCPRGFYGKNCEIIAMTCADGPCFNGGTCTENANRGYSCYCPSGYMGFNCEKKIDRCSSDPCANGGQCLDLGHTVLCHCRSGFTGQRCETNIDDCAHNPCQNAGTCVDGINDYSCMCTLGYKGKDCSVRENACSTYPCQNGGTCYTHFTGPVCKCRPGFMGSRCEFSFKPTLPPIDILSKSFPLALAVSFSLGLITLTLVVCAAVLILRQMKKKRSSPSTSVRNDLDNINNRGPPFYREKEAFLIPGGPYKVSNKDAELCSTDGTNDQAGFRHKRLDRNLAHAENHAKSKLDLKKSDSSSVLVPTKSFLKDCLYHPVYIIPEQMEQCIFATEV is encoded by the exons atgGCTTGTCTACTACTGGCTTGTTTTTTGACGTTTATATCAGCAAACCTG GTGGAACCATCTGGCAATTTTGAACTGAAAGTGCACTCGTTCGATACCGCCCGGAATGACTGCAGAAAGTCCAAAGAGTGTCAGATCTTTTTCCGAGTGTGTCTGAAGCATTCGCAGGATGTGATCTCCCCCGAACCGCCCTGCACCTACGGGACGGGAATAACCGAGACTTTAAGCCCAAGTGCCGTCTCCGCCAGCGCACCTATCAGGATTCCCTTTAATTTTAAATGGCCG GGGATATTTTCGCTCATCATCGAAGCGTGGATTGCCGAATCCCCCGATCAGTCCACAG ATAACCAGAATAATCTGATAAGTCGCTTGGCGACTCGTAGGAGACATGCTATTGACCAGGACTGGTCTCAGGACGTGCGTACTGGGGACCTGCGTTATTCGTATCGTGTTGTCTGTGATGAGCATTATTACGGCGACAGCTGCTCTGATTACTGCCGTCCGCGTAACGACACGTTTGGACATTATACATGTGACAAGGCTGGAAATCGAATTTGTTTGGTTGGCTGGAAAGGCGACTATTGCTCAACAC CCATCTGCTCCTCTGGCTGCAGTGACAAGCACGGTTACTGTGATTCCCCGGGTGAGTGCAGGTGCCTTCTGGGCTGGAACGGCTCATTGTGCGACGAGTGTCTGCCGTATCCAGGCTGCCTGCACGGCACCTGCGGTCGGCCGTGGCAGTGCAACTGCAAAGAAGGCTGGGGAGGGCTCTTCTGCAACCAGGACCTGAACTTCTGCACAAACCACAAGCCCTGCAGGAATGACGCTACCTGCACTAATACCGGCCAAGGCAGTTACACCTGCACCTGCAGACCAGGCTTCAGTGGCAAGAACTGTGACATAGAAATCAATGAGTGTGACAGCAACCCCTGCAAGAATGGAGGCAGTTGTAAT gatatggAGAATGACTACTCCTGCACATGCCCCCGAGGCTTTTATGGAAAGAACTGTGAGATTATTGCCATGACCTGCGCTGATGGTCCTTGCTTTAATGGGGGCACCTGCACGGAGAACGCCAACAGGGGATACTCGTGCTACTGCCCCTCCGGCTACATGGGATTCAATTGTGAGAAGAAAATTGACCGCTGCAGCAGTGACCCGTGTGCTAATG GTGGTCAATGCCTTGATTTGGGACACACTGTACTGTGTCACTGTCGATCAGGCTTTACTGGTCAACGCTGCGAGACCAATATTGATGACTGTGCCCATAACCCATGCCAGAATGCTGGCACATGTGTGGATGGCATCAATGATTACAGCTGCATGTGTACCTTGGGCTATAAAGGGAAAGACTGCAGCGTGAGAGAGAATGCATGCAGTACGTATCCCTGCCAGAACGGCGGAACGTGCTATACCCATTTTACCGGTCCTGTCTGCAAGTGTCGCCCGGGATTCATGGGCTCTCGATGCGAATTCAGCTTCAAACCTACTCTGCCGCCCATCGACATACTGAGCAAGAGTTTTCCACTGGCCCTTGCTGTCAGCTTCAGCCTCGGCCTCATTACCTTGACGCTGGTGGTGTGCGCTGCCGTTCTGATACTGCGACAGATGAAGAAGAAGCGCAGTAGCCCAAGTACATCTGTTCGCAACGATCTGGACAATATCAACAACAGAGGCCCGCCGTTCTATAGAGAGAAGGAGGCCTTTCTTATCCCTGGCGGCCCTTACAAGGTCTCCAACAAGGATGCTGAGCTCTGCTCCACAGATGGCACCAACGACCAGGCTGGTTTTAGGCATAAACGACTGGACCGCAACTTGGCGCACGCGGAGAATCACGCCAAGAGCAAACTGGACCT AAAGAAATCCGACTCCTCTAGTGTGTTGGTTCCCACAAAAAGCTTCCTAAAAGACTGCTTGTATCATCCAGTATATATAATTCCTGAACAGATGGAACAGTGCATTTTTGCTACTGAG GTGTAA